One window of Flavobacterium dauae genomic DNA carries:
- a CDS encoding universal stress protein — protein MKKILFPTDFSETANNAFVYALKLAKSIDAEIYVLNTYEMPVISTTSAGQPELIQNVYNSIELNHFENYKKEVPKLRNIANEIDCPDIKLTFIFEEGIMLSIIQKIISKEAIDFIVMGTNGNSGFEKKLLGSNTVHVMENVDIPILSVPKKAEFKRLNNFGFATMLRDSDKPGLHQIIKIAQLLNADTKILHVLRKENPKTMELLEEWKKEFNQPNVSFHTVLNEKLDDSVFFFIDDQLIDVMCIVKRQLNFFEKLFTTSLSKQLSYHADVPVLVLKEQRNK, from the coding sequence ATGAAAAAGATTCTTTTCCCAACCGATTTTTCAGAAACAGCAAACAATGCTTTTGTGTATGCCTTAAAATTGGCTAAAAGTATTGATGCCGAAATATATGTGTTGAATACATACGAAATGCCCGTGATTTCAACAACTTCGGCAGGTCAACCCGAACTGATTCAAAATGTGTATAATTCTATTGAACTGAATCATTTTGAAAATTATAAGAAAGAAGTTCCCAAATTGCGAAATATTGCCAATGAAATTGATTGTCCGGATATTAAACTAACGTTTATTTTTGAAGAAGGAATTATGCTTTCAATCATTCAGAAAATAATCAGTAAAGAGGCTATTGATTTTATTGTAATGGGTACTAATGGAAATTCGGGCTTTGAGAAAAAGCTGTTGGGTTCTAATACCGTTCACGTGATGGAGAATGTGGATATTCCCATTTTAAGTGTGCCAAAAAAAGCAGAATTTAAACGTTTAAATAATTTTGGATTTGCAACAATGTTACGCGATAGCGACAAACCAGGATTGCATCAGATTATTAAAATTGCACAATTGTTAAATGCAGATACAAAAATATTACACGTTTTACGGAAAGAAAACCCAAAAACAATGGAGCTTTTAGAGGAGTGGAAAAAAGAATTTAACCAACCAAATGTTAGTTTTCATACCGTATTAAATGAAAAGCTAGACGATAGCGTATTCTTTTTTATAGACGACCAGCTGATTGATGTAATGTGTATTGTAAAACGGCAATTAAACTTTTTTGAAAAACTGTTTACCACCAGTTTAAGTAAACAATTGTCTTACCACGCCGATGTGCCGGTTTTAGTATTAAAAGAGCAGAGGAATAAATAA
- a CDS encoding tetratricopeptide repeat protein encodes MKNKLIMMSMFLIACSSSFAQKNELKELEKLIKKNNTTETVKLLEKVEALLPEATDDQKAAYYFFKAKNEVNLAKNGVDFNENRSNAIRSINQLIKFENETKSKKYTTEILSVKNNLLAELVDDAIENNRNKNYKKSSRLFEQAYNLSNIDTVYLYNAANDAVNAKDYDFAETKFKELIALKYNGKSQTYVATSQATGKVESFGTDKKARDLAVKNGTHATPETVLNKNVQPAIYNGLTQILLNKENYSEAEEYALKAYDLDKDNINNLLNILLLYYNTNRLYKYEEYAKEGVERFPKNESLLYNLAVIHIKNNENEQAVNYLNKILALNKTNFDALKALGNLELQKDAEVTNKINALPNTVAADKKRNELMQQKKTVYTVALEYYKQAKAVNDKDESLNELIIQIQDFLDKN; translated from the coding sequence ATGAAGAATAAATTAATAATGATGAGCATGTTTTTAATAGCATGCTCTTCTTCTTTTGCTCAAAAAAATGAGTTAAAAGAATTAGAAAAACTTATAAAGAAAAACAATACCACAGAAACGGTAAAATTGCTTGAAAAAGTTGAAGCCTTGTTGCCTGAAGCTACAGATGATCAAAAGGCGGCATACTATTTTTTTAAAGCAAAAAACGAGGTTAACCTGGCAAAAAACGGGGTTGATTTTAATGAAAATCGTTCAAATGCAATTCGTTCAATCAATCAGTTAATAAAATTTGAAAACGAAACCAAGAGCAAGAAATATACCACTGAAATTTTATCGGTAAAAAACAACTTGCTTGCAGAATTGGTTGATGATGCCATTGAAAACAATCGAAACAAAAATTATAAAAAATCAAGCCGTTTGTTTGAGCAGGCGTATAATTTAAGTAACATAGACACGGTGTATTTGTACAATGCAGCAAACGATGCCGTAAACGCTAAAGATTATGATTTTGCCGAAACAAAATTTAAAGAATTAATCGCCTTAAAATACAACGGAAAATCTCAAACTTACGTAGCTACATCGCAAGCCACAGGTAAAGTAGAGTCGTTCGGTACCGATAAAAAAGCACGTGATTTGGCAGTTAAAAACGGAACACATGCTACACCCGAAACCGTTTTGAATAAAAATGTCCAACCAGCAATTTACAATGGTTTAACACAGATTTTGTTGAATAAGGAAAATTATTCCGAAGCCGAAGAATATGCGTTAAAAGCATACGATTTAGATAAAGATAATATAAATAATCTATTGAATATCTTACTTTTATATTACAACACAAACCGTTTATATAAGTATGAAGAATACGCTAAAGAAGGTGTTGAAAGGTTTCCTAAAAATGAATCGTTACTTTATAATTTAGCTGTTATTCACATAAAAAATAATGAAAATGAACAGGCTGTAAATTATCTCAACAAGATATTGGCGTTAAATAAAACCAATTTTGACGCACTGAAAGCTCTTGGAAATCTGGAACTTCAAAAAGATGCCGAGGTAACCAATAAAATTAATGCGTTGCCCAATACCGTTGCAGCTGATAAAAAACGTAACGAATTAATGCAGCAAAAAAAGACAGTTTATACAGTAGCTTTAGAATATTACAAACAAGCAAAAGCTGTAAATGATAAAGATGAAAGTTTAAACGAACTGATTATACAAATTCAAGATTTTTTAGATAAAAATTAA
- a CDS encoding alpha/beta hydrolase: protein MENGLLNYLIREPKEIKEKNPLLILIHGYGSNEEDLFSFASELPDNYYVVSVQAPYQIPPYGYAWYAITFDADMNKFSNDNQAIESRDLLVKFIDELCTKYPIDTNNVNLAGFSQGAILSYAIAITYPEKINKVAALSGYFHKEIMTPKTAISAYHHLKIFGSHGTVDQVIPVEWARQTANFLQPFHIAFEYKEYPVGHGVSPKNFQDFKMFLIS from the coding sequence ATGGAAAACGGACTTTTAAATTATTTGATTCGCGAACCTAAAGAAATTAAAGAAAAAAATCCTTTGTTGATTTTGATTCACGGTTACGGAAGCAATGAAGAAGATTTGTTTTCATTTGCATCAGAGTTACCCGATAATTATTATGTAGTTTCTGTTCAGGCTCCTTATCAGATTCCGCCCTATGGATATGCGTGGTATGCCATTACTTTTGATGCCGATATGAATAAGTTTAGCAATGATAATCAAGCAATTGAATCACGTGATTTACTTGTAAAATTTATTGATGAACTATGTACAAAATATCCTATTGATACCAATAATGTAAATTTGGCAGGTTTTAGTCAGGGTGCTATTTTAAGTTACGCCATAGCCATTACTTATCCGGAAAAAATCAATAAAGTAGCAGCATTAAGCGGATATTTTCATAAAGAAATTATGACGCCAAAAACAGCTATTTCCGCATACCATCATTTAAAAATATTTGGTTCACACGGAACCGTTGATCAAGTGATTCCGGTAGAATGGGCTAGACAAACAGCAAATTTTTTACAACCTTTTCATATTGCGTTTGAATATAAGGAATACCCTGTAGGGCACGGCGTATCTCCTAAAAATTTTCAAGATTTTAAAATGTTTTTAATAAGTTAA
- a CDS encoding dihydroorotase, giving the protein MNIVIKNATIVDASSQFHQKQVDIKIENGIITEIFPEINHGNSDTLSLENLHVSSGWMDASVSFGEPGFEDRETIDNGLTTAAKSGFTHIAYQPNTSPVIDNQSIVSFVKSKAAYHATSLHPIGAFTKNQEGTDLSEMFDMQNAGAIAFGDYKKSITNANLLKIGLQYVQDFNGTVIAFCNDATIKGKGVVHEGIASTKLGLKGIPPLAEEVVLARNLFLLEYTGGKMHIPTVSTAQSVAMIKEAKAKGLNVTCSVAVHNLVLTDEVLTDFDTRFKVNPPLRDTFHQQALINGVLDGTIDVITSDHCAMDIEHKKMEFDMAKDGTIGLESAFGALLTKLPLDVVVEKFQAAKYLFLKEFNTIKVGQKADLTLFDPSKEWTFTKTDILSKSKNSAFLNHKMKGFVYGIYHNNKLIIK; this is encoded by the coding sequence ATGAATATCGTTATAAAAAATGCTACAATTGTAGATGCTTCAAGTCAATTTCATCAAAAACAGGTCGATATTAAAATAGAGAACGGAATAATTACTGAAATTTTTCCGGAAATCAATCACGGAAATTCTGACACGCTTTCGTTAGAAAACCTTCACGTTTCCAGCGGATGGATGGATGCTTCGGTATCGTTTGGTGAACCAGGGTTTGAAGACCGCGAAACCATTGACAACGGTTTAACAACTGCTGCAAAAAGTGGTTTTACACACATTGCTTATCAACCAAATACTTCACCGGTGATTGATAATCAATCAATTGTGAGTTTTGTTAAATCAAAAGCTGCTTATCACGCAACCAGCCTTCATCCTATCGGAGCTTTTACAAAGAACCAAGAAGGAACCGATTTATCAGAAATGTTTGATATGCAAAATGCCGGTGCCATTGCTTTTGGCGACTATAAAAAAAGCATTACAAACGCCAATTTATTAAAAATTGGATTGCAATATGTACAGGATTTTAACGGAACTGTAATCGCTTTTTGTAACGATGCAACCATTAAAGGAAAAGGTGTGGTACACGAAGGTATTGCATCTACTAAATTAGGATTAAAAGGAATTCCGCCTTTAGCAGAAGAAGTAGTCTTAGCACGTAATTTATTCCTTTTAGAATATACCGGCGGCAAAATGCACATTCCTACTGTTTCTACCGCACAATCGGTTGCAATGATTAAAGAAGCCAAAGCTAAAGGTTTAAATGTAACTTGTAGCGTTGCAGTACATAATTTGGTGTTGACAGACGAGGTTTTAACCGATTTTGATACCCGTTTTAAAGTTAACCCTCCCCTACGCGATACGTTTCATCAACAAGCATTGATTAACGGTGTTTTAGATGGAACTATTGATGTGATTACATCGGACCACTGTGCGATGGATATTGAACATAAAAAAATGGAGTTTGATATGGCAAAAGATGGAACTATTGGTTTAGAATCTGCCTTTGGAGCATTGTTAACAAAACTTCCTTTAGATGTTGTTGTTGAAAAATTTCAGGCAGCAAAATATTTATTTTTAAAAGAATTTAACACCATTAAAGTAGGGCAAAAAGCAGATTTAACATTGTTTGATCCTTCAAAAGAATGGACGTTTACCAAAACTGACATCTTATCTAAATCAAAAAATTCGGCCTTTTTAAATCATAAAATGAAAGGGTTTGTTTACGGAATTTATCACAACAACAAGTTGATTATCAAATAA
- the gyrA gene encoding DNA gyrase subunit A, protein MSDGEKLIPINIEEEMKSAYIDYSMSVIVSRALPDVRDGLKPVHRRVLFGMYELGVTASKAHKKSARIVGEVLGKYHPHGDSSVYDAMVRMAQEWSLRYLLVDGQGNFGSVDGDSPAAMRYTEARMKKISEEILADIDKETVDFQLNFDDTLEEPKVMPTKIPTLLVNGASGIAVGMATNMAPHNLTEVINGTLVYIDNSDIEIDELMQHIKAPDFPTGGIIYGYEGVKEAYKTGRGRVVMRAKANFEEIDGKECIIVSEIPYQVNKAEMIKKTAELVNDKKIEGISTIRDESDRKGMRIVYVLKREAVPNIVLNMLYKFTQLQSSFSINNIALVNGRPQLLNLKELIHYFVEHRHEVVTRRAEYELRKAQERAHILEGLIIASDNIDEVIQIIRSSKNADEARERLIERFSLSEIQARAIVEMRLRQLTGLEQEKLRAEFDEIMKLIAHLQELLASKELRMNLIKEELTEIRDKYGDNRRSHIEYAGGEMNIEDLIADEQVVITISHAGYIKRTPLSEYKTQNRGGVGQKSAGTRDQDFLEHMYVATNHQYMLFFTQKGKCFWLRVYEIPEGTKQAKGRAIQNLINIENDDKVKAFICTQDLRDEEYINNHYIVMCTKQGQVKKTALEQYSRPRQNGINAITIKEGDELLEAKLTDGNSKVLVAAKNGKMVRFDESKTRPMGRTASGVRGIKLADEKDEVIGLVTVSDLESEILVVSENGYGKRSALEAYRETNRGGKGVKAMNITDKTGALISINSVTDNDDLMIINKSGLTIRLRVSDLRVMGRNTQGVRLINIKGNDSIAAVAKVMRDEDDENEMDDELKKDLLAVDENDILEDVVDEIEEDDDLEDDSEETNEE, encoded by the coding sequence ATCTCTGACGGAGAAAAGTTAATTCCTATTAACATCGAGGAAGAAATGAAATCGGCATACATTGATTATTCAATGTCCGTTATTGTTTCCAGAGCATTGCCAGATGTTCGCGATGGATTAAAACCGGTTCACCGCCGTGTATTATTCGGAATGTACGAACTGGGTGTTACAGCAAGTAAAGCACATAAAAAATCTGCAAGAATTGTAGGTGAGGTATTGGGTAAATACCACCCTCACGGAGATTCGTCTGTGTATGATGCCATGGTACGTATGGCTCAGGAATGGAGTTTACGTTACTTATTGGTTGACGGACAAGGAAATTTTGGTTCGGTTGATGGCGACAGCCCGGCGGCTATGCGTTATACCGAAGCCAGAATGAAAAAGATTTCGGAAGAAATTTTAGCAGATATAGATAAAGAAACAGTCGATTTTCAGTTGAACTTCGATGATACTTTAGAAGAACCTAAAGTAATGCCTACAAAAATACCAACGCTTTTAGTTAACGGAGCATCAGGTATTGCTGTGGGTATGGCAACCAATATGGCTCCGCATAATTTAACCGAGGTAATAAACGGTACGTTGGTATATATTGATAACAGCGATATAGAAATCGATGAATTGATGCAGCATATCAAAGCACCTGATTTTCCAACTGGTGGAATCATTTATGGTTATGAAGGTGTAAAAGAAGCTTACAAAACAGGTCGCGGCCGCGTTGTTATGCGTGCAAAAGCGAATTTCGAAGAGATCGATGGTAAAGAGTGTATCATTGTTTCAGAAATTCCTTATCAGGTAAACAAAGCCGAAATGATCAAGAAAACGGCTGAATTGGTTAACGACAAAAAAATTGAGGGAATTTCAACAATACGTGACGAATCAGACCGTAAAGGAATGCGTATCGTTTATGTATTAAAACGCGAAGCTGTACCAAACATTGTGTTAAACATGTTGTATAAGTTTACGCAGTTGCAATCATCGTTCAGTATCAACAATATTGCGTTGGTAAATGGTCGTCCGCAGTTATTAAATCTTAAAGAATTAATACATTATTTCGTAGAACACCGTCACGAAGTAGTAACGCGTCGTGCAGAATACGAATTAAGAAAAGCACAAGAACGTGCACATATTTTAGAAGGATTGATTATTGCTTCGGATAATATCGATGAAGTAATTCAAATCATCCGTAGTTCTAAAAATGCCGATGAAGCCCGTGAGCGTTTAATTGAACGTTTTTCTTTATCGGAAATCCAGGCTCGTGCCATTGTTGAAATGCGTTTACGCCAGTTAACAGGTCTAGAGCAAGAAAAATTACGTGCAGAGTTTGATGAAATCATGAAGTTAATTGCTCATTTACAAGAATTATTGGCAAGCAAAGAATTGCGAATGAATCTTATTAAAGAAGAATTAACCGAAATTCGCGATAAATACGGTGATAACCGTCGTTCGCATATTGAATATGCCGGTGGCGAAATGAATATTGAAGATTTAATTGCCGATGAGCAGGTTGTCATCACCATTTCGCACGCGGGTTATATAAAACGTACGCCATTAAGCGAATACAAAACACAAAACCGCGGCGGTGTTGGACAAAAATCGGCAGGAACCCGCGATCAAGATTTCTTAGAGCATATGTATGTGGCTACAAACCACCAGTATATGTTGTTCTTTACACAAAAAGGAAAATGTTTCTGGTTGCGCGTGTACGAAATTCCTGAAGGAACAAAACAAGCCAAAGGTCGTGCAATACAAAACTTAATCAATATCGAAAACGACGATAAGGTTAAAGCATTTATCTGTACGCAGGATTTACGCGACGAAGAATACATCAACAATCATTATATTGTAATGTGTACCAAACAAGGACAGGTGAAGAAAACGGCTTTAGAGCAATACTCTCGCCCACGTCAAAACGGTATCAACGCCATTACCATTAAAGAAGGTGACGAATTATTAGAAGCGAAATTAACCGACGGGAACTCAAAAGTACTGGTTGCTGCTAAAAACGGTAAAATGGTACGTTTTGACGAATCTAAAACCCGCCCAATGGGTAGAACAGCATCTGGAGTTCGCGGTATTAAATTAGCCGATGAAAAAGATGAAGTGATTGGTTTGGTAACGGTATCCGATTTAGAGTCAGAAATTTTAGTGGTTTCTGAAAACGGTTACGGAAAACGTTCTGCATTAGAAGCTTACCGTGAAACTAACCGTGGTGGTAAAGGTGTAAAAGCAATGAACATTACCGATAAAACCGGTGCACTGATTTCGATCAATTCTGTTACAGATAACGACGATTTAATGATCATCAATAAATCTGGGTTAACCATTCGTTTACGCGTGTCTGATTTACGTGTAATGGGGCGTAATACGCAGGGAGTTCGTTTGATTAACATCAAAGGAAACGACTCTATTGCCGCTGTTGCCAAAGTTATGCGTGACGAAGATGATGAAAACGAAATGGACGATGAATTGAAAAAAGATCTTTTAGCGGTTGATGAAAACGATATTTTAGAAGATGTGGTTGATGAAATCGAAGAAGATGATGATTTAGAAGACGATTCTGAAGAAACAAATGAAGAATAA
- the mnmE gene encoding tRNA uridine-5-carboxymethylaminomethyl(34) synthesis GTPase MnmE → MILNDTIVALASASGTGAVALIRVSGPQAIGLVADVFQSVKNKDLRNQKTHTLHLGFIKDDEKIIDQVLVSLFKGINSYTGEPTVEISCHGSTFIQQQIIQLLLRKGCRMATAGEFTMRSFLNGKMDLSQAEAVADLIASDNEASHQLAMQQMRGGFSNEIAKLREELLNFASLIELELDFSEEDVEFADRTAFRDLVNRIQFVLKRLIDSFAVGNVIKNGIPVAIVGEPNVGKSTLLNALLNEERAIVSDIAGTTRDTIEDELVIDGIGFRFIDTAGIRETKDVVESIGIQKTFEKIEQAQVVIYLFDSLKFKVQSSEYIVEIEKVKNKYPQKLLIVVINKVDLIAETDVLKIRQQLETLNVKLETISAKQKTGINELKNQLMRLVNTGALRNNETIVTNTRHYDSLIKALEEIQKVQYGLDMGISADLMAIDIRQALYYFGEITGQVTNDELLGNIFSNFCIGK, encoded by the coding sequence ATGATTTTAAACGATACAATAGTAGCACTTGCTTCGGCATCTGGCACAGGTGCGGTGGCATTAATCCGCGTTTCGGGACCACAGGCAATTGGTTTGGTAGCTGATGTTTTTCAGTCTGTAAAAAATAAAGATTTACGCAACCAAAAAACACATACATTGCATTTGGGCTTTATTAAAGATGATGAAAAGATCATTGATCAAGTGTTGGTTTCACTTTTTAAAGGAATCAATTCGTATACAGGCGAGCCAACGGTGGAGATTTCGTGTCACGGATCTACATTTATCCAACAACAAATCATACAACTTTTATTAAGAAAAGGCTGTAGAATGGCAACTGCTGGCGAATTTACCATGCGTTCGTTTTTAAACGGAAAAATGGATTTATCGCAAGCCGAAGCCGTAGCCGATTTAATTGCGTCAGACAACGAAGCATCGCATCAATTAGCAATGCAGCAAATGCGTGGCGGATTTTCGAATGAAATTGCAAAACTTCGAGAAGAACTATTGAATTTTGCTTCGTTGATTGAATTAGAATTAGATTTTTCGGAAGAAGATGTGGAATTTGCCGACCGTACTGCTTTTAGAGATCTAGTAAATAGAATTCAGTTTGTTTTAAAGCGGTTGATTGATTCGTTTGCGGTTGGAAACGTCATTAAAAACGGAATTCCGGTTGCTATTGTGGGCGAACCTAATGTTGGTAAGTCAACCCTTTTGAATGCTTTACTTAATGAAGAACGAGCTATTGTTTCAGATATTGCCGGCACCACACGCGATACAATTGAAGATGAGTTAGTGATTGATGGTATTGGTTTTCGATTTATTGATACAGCGGGAATTCGCGAAACAAAAGATGTGGTAGAAAGCATTGGTATTCAAAAAACGTTCGAGAAAATAGAACAAGCTCAAGTAGTTATTTATCTATTTGACAGCTTAAAGTTTAAAGTTCAAAGTTCGGAATATATAGTTGAAATTGAAAAAGTTAAGAATAAATACCCACAAAAACTGTTAATTGTCGTTATTAATAAAGTAGATTTAATTGCCGAAACAGATGTTTTAAAAATCCGTCAACAACTTGAAACATTAAACGTTAAACTTGAAACAATATCAGCTAAACAAAAAACAGGCATTAACGAATTGAAAAATCAATTGATGCGTTTGGTAAATACAGGTGCATTGCGTAACAACGAAACCATTGTAACCAACACCCGTCATTACGATTCTTTGATTAAAGCTTTAGAAGAAATTCAAAAAGTACAATATGGATTGGATATGGGAATTTCTGCAGATTTAATGGCAATCGATATTCGTCAAGCTTTATATTATTTTGGTGAAATAACAGGACAAGTTACCAATGACGAATTGTTGGGAAATATTTTTTCTAATTTTTGTATCGGTAAATAA
- a CDS encoding PH domain-containing protein: MVFENTLIELDEIPQYQEITFSGLHNNYKKIVVLNSLFTLVLGIAICIALFFLIDEIEKFYAIVPILIISALMAFFPLLSYKKKKYAFRKHDVLFKKGLIFKTTHISPYIRLQHVVIKQGWYAKKLGLATLVMYTAANNFSDISIPGLTLEEAERWKSFLMNRIQELSDESENQV, translated from the coding sequence ATGGTGTTCGAAAATACTTTAATTGAGCTTGATGAAATTCCACAATATCAGGAAATTACATTTTCAGGTTTACACAATAATTATAAAAAAATAGTGGTGCTTAATTCGCTGTTTACGTTGGTTTTAGGTATTGCAATTTGCATTGCATTATTCTTTTTGATTGATGAAATTGAAAAATTTTATGCAATTGTTCCAATCCTTATAATCAGTGCTTTAATGGCTTTCTTTCCGCTGTTATCCTACAAAAAAAAGAAATACGCCTTTCGTAAACACGATGTACTTTTCAAGAAGGGATTAATCTTTAAAACAACACATATTTCGCCTTACATTCGTTTGCAGCACGTGGTTATAAAGCAGGGTTGGTATGCTAAAAAATTAGGTTTGGCAACGTTGGTTATGTACACGGCAGCCAATAATTTTTCGGATATTTCTATTCCGGGACTTACTTTGGAAGAAGCCGAAAGATGGAAAAGTTTTTTAATGAACCGTATTCAAGAGTTAAGCGATGAATCAGAAAATCAGGTATAA